Proteins encoded together in one Anopheles darlingi chromosome 3, idAnoDarlMG_H_01, whole genome shotgun sequence window:
- the LOC125957975 gene encoding aminopeptidase N isoform X2 — MKRRNDYKVAMAESVELEPLGGMDKLSETTDSKKRNGINKFGGDSSSRPVRDGVAVCSQKRALLVTAIVLGTLLATALVIAYAGPQTVCPCAGKIPPGYVPDGYNSSEPFQPIATNGQPFPWLLPTLPNNVKPNRYILTIHPNLTTLDVKGQVSIELYVEKETNFVVLHAQDLNITEKALVGPKGFALKILRMLEYTPRQQLYIETREKLRKKANYTLSIRWHSKMILDQFEGDFDMKKTLAATVLKPGSTRKAFPCFDEPHLRAAFKISLFRDRFHIGLSNSIVQDTDDVGFYMGTGLLRDDFAETPPLPPDSVSWVISDFKRELLEPSSKYQRVNASKATDGTAITKPNVPAAVPKVASKSEKKPFRNLTAVLLSKNLFKLTNNLPTKEPAAEEINVVTTHPIDSSTASLLGDEREIMWAGETSLIRTAPAYSFYAPETHIAKGTFILHTSRDILEYLQQWLSVAYPLSKLDFVALPSLLDDLSSSLGLIVCRTSFLNEPNSISAKEYHMSVVKISEGIVKQYFGGLISPKAWKHKWLWEGLIRYLSRFLLSTIQPLWPMKELFLIDTLTKALDIDALQGWDSISAGASDTGDNDPFFVDKSASLLSMLQSAIGERNFRQCLGKFLRTYQFQTAEPADLWVLCAKQVNNSRYIKEMMIQWTNAAAFPLLNVTLNGTSLTVHQTDFRPAEYLAIYDEPIEEIEGDDTPGGRSTTTSTTTTTTIAPTGDIKAGSRWIFPIHYTTDVLNGNGTTPEDMEQHEQQPSLSVWLNSSEAVITLNHSPEWVKLNYGQTGYYRVLYDETNLNKLVNQLHTNNEVFSTQDRVGLVSDIFTLCHANLIPCHAAMELISYFPKEKEWGPIALGTNHLEKWRKILKYSECYLVLAEYVRQNLAKSIQTIGWEDAGEEEIKLLRPVLMLSATLWEESDTIKFAKSLVSNFTANSVPIPPNLRSVAYIGSVLSGEFQYWQFCWDRYMAVRRERSSVLEERMELLRALGVTKDAWLQNRLLSHVITLPVFEIVQVLDAIAGTPTGGAMACRFLQAKWFDFQSKLGRGTVQFARVISAITQYGSTKFDYDELKSLVNRFGDGPGLKLLNMTLSTVAANVEWVSRSQASIYSWIENKYHF, encoded by the exons ATGAAACGACGGAATGACTACAAGGTCGCAATGGCCGAGAGCGTCGAGCTAGAGCCACTCGGTGGAATGGATAAGCTGTCCGAGACGACGGACAGCAAGAAGCGGAACGGCATAAACAAATTCG GTGGTGATAGCTCGTCGCGACCGGTACGTGATGGTGTAGCCGTTTGTTCACAGAAGCGAGCACTGCTGGTGACGGCGATAGTGCTTGGAACATTGCTGG CGACTGCCCTCGTGATAGCTTATGCGGGTCCACAAACAG TATGTCCTTGCGCGGGAAAAATACCACCCGGGTACGTACCCGATGGGTACAACAGCTCGGAACCATTTCAACCGATTGCCACCAATGGGCAACCATTTCCGTGGCTGCTACCAACGTTACCCAACAACGTCAAACCGAATCGCTACATCCTGACCATCCATCCCAATCTGACGACGCTCGATGTAAAGG GCCAGGTATCGATAGAGCTGTACGTGGAGAAGGAAACCAATTTCGTCGTGCTCCACGCTCAGGATCTTAACATTACGGAAAAG GCGCTGGTGGGACCGAAAGGATTTGCGTTGAAGATTCTGCGAATGCTGGAGTACACTCCGCGCCAGCAGCTGTACATCGAGACGAGGGAAAAGCTACGGAAAAAGGCTAACTACACACTGAGCATACGGTGGCACTCGAAGATGATACTGGATCAGTTCGAGGGGGATTTCGATATGAAAAA AACGTTAGCAGCAACGGTGCTGAAACCGGGCAGCACCCGGAAAGCATTTCCATGCTTTGACGAACCCCATCTACGGGCAGCATTCAAGATATCGCTCTTCCGAGATCGCTTCCATATAGGCCTGTCGAACTCCATCGTGCAAGATACGGATGATGTTGGATTTTACATGGGAACCGGTCTG TTACGAGACGATTTTGCCGAAACGCCACCCTTGCCACCCGATTCCGTATCCTGGGTCATCAGTGACTTTAAGCGAGAGTTGCTGGAACCATCGTCTAAGTATCAGCGCGTGAACGCGAGCAAAGCGACGGATGGAACCGCGATAACCAAACCGAATGTTCCAGCAGCGGTTCCCAAGGTAGCGAGCAAGAGCGAGAAGAAACCGTTTCGCAATCTGACCGCCGTACTGTTGTCGAAGAATCTGTTCAAACTCACAAACAATCTACCGACGAAGGAACCGGCAGCGGAGGAAATCAACGTTGTAACCACTCATCCGATCGATAGCAGCACTGCGAGTCTGTTGGGAGACGAGCGCGAAATTATGTGGGCGGGTGAAACCTCGTTAATCAGGACGGCTCCGGCTTACAGCTTCTACGCACCGGAAACACACATCGCCAAGGGAACCTTCATACTGCACACATCAAGAGACATACTGGAGTACCTACAGCAGTGGCTGTCCGTGGCTTATCCACTGTCGAAGCTAGACTTTGTAGCTCTACCGTCGCTGCTGGATGATCTGTCGAGCTCGCTTGGCTTGATTGTCTGCCGGACGTCCTTCCTTAACGAACCGAATAGCATCTCGGCGAAAGAGTACCACATGTCGGTGGTCAAGATATCGGAGGGCATTGTGAAACAGTACTTTGGTGGGCTGATCTCACCGAAAGCCTGGAAGCACAAGTGGCTCTGGGAGGGATTGATACGCTATCTGAGCCGCTTCCTTCTGTCCACCATTCAACCGCTGTGGCCGATGAAGGAACTGTTTCTGATCGATACACTGACCAAGGCACTCGATATTGATGCGCTGCAGGGTTGGGATAGCATCAGTGCTGGTGCCAGCGATACCGGTGACAATGATCCCTTCTTCGTCGACAAATCGGCCTCACTTTTATCGATGCTACAGTCGGCCATAGGAGAGCGCAACTTTCGCCAGTGTTTGGGGAAATTCCTGCGAACCTATCAGTTCCAGACGGCCGAACCAGCCGACCTGTGGGTGCTGTGCGCGAAGCAGGTGAACAATAGTCGCTACATCAAGGAAATGATGATCCAGTGGACCAATGCGGCAGCCTTCCCTCTGCTGAACGTGACATTGAATGGGACCAGTTTAACCGTACACCAGACGGACTTCCGGCCGGCCGAGTATCTTGCCATCTACGATGAGCCGATAGAAGAAATCGAAGGAGACGATACGCCCGGAGGCCGAAGTACGACAACgagcacaacgacgaccacgactaTCGCACCAACGGGCGATATCAAAGCTGGTTCGAGGTGGATCTTCCCGATTCATTACACCACGGATGTGCTGAACGGAAACGGGACGACGCCTGAGGACATGGAACAACATGAACAGCAGCCGAGTTTGAGTGTTTGGCTAAATTCGAGCGAAG CGGTTATAACACTAAACCACTCTCCCGAGTGGGTCAAGCTGAACTACGGTCAAACAGGATACTACCGTGTGCTGTACGATGAGACcaatttgaacaaattagTCAACCAACTGCACACCAACAATGAAGTTTTTAGCACTCAG GATCGCGTTGGATTGGTGTCGGATATTTTCACCCTGTGTCACGCCAATCTcataccatgccatgccgcAATGGAGCTCATTTCGTACTTCCCCAAGGAAAAGGAATGGGGTCCGATAGCGCTCGGTACGAATCACCTTGAGAAATGGCGCAAGATCCTAAAGTACTCGGAATGCTACCTGGTATTGGCCGAATATGTGCGGCAAAATTTGGCCAAATCGATACAGACAATCGGTTGGGAGGATGCCGGTGAGGAGGAAATCAAGCTTCTGCGCCCGGTGCTAATGCTCAGTGCGACCCTCTGGGAAGAATCGGACACGATAAAGTTCGCCAAGAGCTTGGTGTCGAATTTCACCGCAAACTCCGTACCGATACCACCGAATTTGCGCTCGGTCGCCTACATCGGGTCCGTGCTGTCCGGGGAGTTCCAGTACTGGCAGTTTTGCTGGGATCGCTACATGGCCGTGCGTCGCGAGCGAAGTTCCGTGCTCGAGGAACGAATGGAGCTGCTGCGGGCGCTCGGAGTGACGAAGGATGCCTGGCTGCAGAACCGATTGCTCTCGCACGTTATCACTTTACCGGTATTCGAGATCGTGCAGGTGCTAGATGCGATTGCCGGTACGCCGACTGGTGGGGCAATGGCTTGCCGGTTTTTGCAGGCGAAATGGTTCGACTTCCAGTCCAAACTTGGTCGTGGTACGGTACAGTTTGCACGAGTCATTTCCGCCATCACGCAGTACGGTTCGACCAAGTTCGATTACGATGAG CTTAAATCGCTTGTAAATCGTTTCGGTGACGGGCCCGGCTTGAAGCTACTCAACATGACGCTGAGTACGGTGGCAGCCAACGTGGAGTGGGTTAGCCGTTCGCAGGCATCCATATACAGCTGGATCGAGAACAAATATCACTTCTGA
- the LOC125957975 gene encoding aminopeptidase N isoform X3 → MTEPDSDDDAFLTGGDSSSRPVRDGVAVCSQKRALLVTAIVLGTLLATALVIAYAGPQTVCPCAGKIPPGYVPDGYNSSEPFQPIATNGQPFPWLLPTLPNNVKPNRYILTIHPNLTTLDVKGQVSIELYVEKETNFVVLHAQDLNITEKALVGPKGFALKILRMLEYTPRQQLYIETREKLRKKANYTLSIRWHSKMILDQFEGDFDMKKTLAATVLKPGSTRKAFPCFDEPHLRAAFKISLFRDRFHIGLSNSIVQDTDDVGFYMGTGLLRDDFAETPPLPPDSVSWVISDFKRELLEPSSKYQRVNASKATDGTAITKPNVPAAVPKVASKSEKKPFRNLTAVLLSKNLFKLTNNLPTKEPAAEEINVVTTHPIDSSTASLLGDEREIMWAGETSLIRTAPAYSFYAPETHIAKGTFILHTSRDILEYLQQWLSVAYPLSKLDFVALPSLLDDLSSSLGLIVCRTSFLNEPNSISAKEYHMSVVKISEGIVKQYFGGLISPKAWKHKWLWEGLIRYLSRFLLSTIQPLWPMKELFLIDTLTKALDIDALQGWDSISAGASDTGDNDPFFVDKSASLLSMLQSAIGERNFRQCLGKFLRTYQFQTAEPADLWVLCAKQVNNSRYIKEMMIQWTNAAAFPLLNVTLNGTSLTVHQTDFRPAEYLAIYDEPIEEIEGDDTPGGRSTTTSTTTTTTIAPTGDIKAGSRWIFPIHYTTDVLNGNGTTPEDMEQHEQQPSLSVWLNSSEAVITLNHSPEWVKLNYGQTGYYRVLYDETNLNKLVNQLHTNNEVFSTQDRVGLVSDIFTLCHANLIPCHAAMELISYFPKEKEWGPIALGTNHLEKWRKILKYSECYLVLAEYVRQNLAKSIQTIGWEDAGEEEIKLLRPVLMLSATLWEESDTIKFAKSLVSNFTANSVPIPPNLRSVAYIGSVLSGEFQYWQFCWDRYMAVRRERSSVLEERMELLRALGVTKDAWLQNRLLSHVITLPVFEIVQVLDAIAGTPTGGAMACRFLQAKWFDFQSKLGRGTVQFARVISAITQYGSTKFDYDELKSLVNRFGDGPGLKLLNMTLSTVAANVEWVSRSQASIYSWIENKYHF, encoded by the exons ATGACGGAGCCAGACTCTGACGACGATGCATTCCTGACAG GTGGTGATAGCTCGTCGCGACCGGTACGTGATGGTGTAGCCGTTTGTTCACAGAAGCGAGCACTGCTGGTGACGGCGATAGTGCTTGGAACATTGCTGG CGACTGCCCTCGTGATAGCTTATGCGGGTCCACAAACAG TATGTCCTTGCGCGGGAAAAATACCACCCGGGTACGTACCCGATGGGTACAACAGCTCGGAACCATTTCAACCGATTGCCACCAATGGGCAACCATTTCCGTGGCTGCTACCAACGTTACCCAACAACGTCAAACCGAATCGCTACATCCTGACCATCCATCCCAATCTGACGACGCTCGATGTAAAGG GCCAGGTATCGATAGAGCTGTACGTGGAGAAGGAAACCAATTTCGTCGTGCTCCACGCTCAGGATCTTAACATTACGGAAAAG GCGCTGGTGGGACCGAAAGGATTTGCGTTGAAGATTCTGCGAATGCTGGAGTACACTCCGCGCCAGCAGCTGTACATCGAGACGAGGGAAAAGCTACGGAAAAAGGCTAACTACACACTGAGCATACGGTGGCACTCGAAGATGATACTGGATCAGTTCGAGGGGGATTTCGATATGAAAAA AACGTTAGCAGCAACGGTGCTGAAACCGGGCAGCACCCGGAAAGCATTTCCATGCTTTGACGAACCCCATCTACGGGCAGCATTCAAGATATCGCTCTTCCGAGATCGCTTCCATATAGGCCTGTCGAACTCCATCGTGCAAGATACGGATGATGTTGGATTTTACATGGGAACCGGTCTG TTACGAGACGATTTTGCCGAAACGCCACCCTTGCCACCCGATTCCGTATCCTGGGTCATCAGTGACTTTAAGCGAGAGTTGCTGGAACCATCGTCTAAGTATCAGCGCGTGAACGCGAGCAAAGCGACGGATGGAACCGCGATAACCAAACCGAATGTTCCAGCAGCGGTTCCCAAGGTAGCGAGCAAGAGCGAGAAGAAACCGTTTCGCAATCTGACCGCCGTACTGTTGTCGAAGAATCTGTTCAAACTCACAAACAATCTACCGACGAAGGAACCGGCAGCGGAGGAAATCAACGTTGTAACCACTCATCCGATCGATAGCAGCACTGCGAGTCTGTTGGGAGACGAGCGCGAAATTATGTGGGCGGGTGAAACCTCGTTAATCAGGACGGCTCCGGCTTACAGCTTCTACGCACCGGAAACACACATCGCCAAGGGAACCTTCATACTGCACACATCAAGAGACATACTGGAGTACCTACAGCAGTGGCTGTCCGTGGCTTATCCACTGTCGAAGCTAGACTTTGTAGCTCTACCGTCGCTGCTGGATGATCTGTCGAGCTCGCTTGGCTTGATTGTCTGCCGGACGTCCTTCCTTAACGAACCGAATAGCATCTCGGCGAAAGAGTACCACATGTCGGTGGTCAAGATATCGGAGGGCATTGTGAAACAGTACTTTGGTGGGCTGATCTCACCGAAAGCCTGGAAGCACAAGTGGCTCTGGGAGGGATTGATACGCTATCTGAGCCGCTTCCTTCTGTCCACCATTCAACCGCTGTGGCCGATGAAGGAACTGTTTCTGATCGATACACTGACCAAGGCACTCGATATTGATGCGCTGCAGGGTTGGGATAGCATCAGTGCTGGTGCCAGCGATACCGGTGACAATGATCCCTTCTTCGTCGACAAATCGGCCTCACTTTTATCGATGCTACAGTCGGCCATAGGAGAGCGCAACTTTCGCCAGTGTTTGGGGAAATTCCTGCGAACCTATCAGTTCCAGACGGCCGAACCAGCCGACCTGTGGGTGCTGTGCGCGAAGCAGGTGAACAATAGTCGCTACATCAAGGAAATGATGATCCAGTGGACCAATGCGGCAGCCTTCCCTCTGCTGAACGTGACATTGAATGGGACCAGTTTAACCGTACACCAGACGGACTTCCGGCCGGCCGAGTATCTTGCCATCTACGATGAGCCGATAGAAGAAATCGAAGGAGACGATACGCCCGGAGGCCGAAGTACGACAACgagcacaacgacgaccacgactaTCGCACCAACGGGCGATATCAAAGCTGGTTCGAGGTGGATCTTCCCGATTCATTACACCACGGATGTGCTGAACGGAAACGGGACGACGCCTGAGGACATGGAACAACATGAACAGCAGCCGAGTTTGAGTGTTTGGCTAAATTCGAGCGAAG CGGTTATAACACTAAACCACTCTCCCGAGTGGGTCAAGCTGAACTACGGTCAAACAGGATACTACCGTGTGCTGTACGATGAGACcaatttgaacaaattagTCAACCAACTGCACACCAACAATGAAGTTTTTAGCACTCAG GATCGCGTTGGATTGGTGTCGGATATTTTCACCCTGTGTCACGCCAATCTcataccatgccatgccgcAATGGAGCTCATTTCGTACTTCCCCAAGGAAAAGGAATGGGGTCCGATAGCGCTCGGTACGAATCACCTTGAGAAATGGCGCAAGATCCTAAAGTACTCGGAATGCTACCTGGTATTGGCCGAATATGTGCGGCAAAATTTGGCCAAATCGATACAGACAATCGGTTGGGAGGATGCCGGTGAGGAGGAAATCAAGCTTCTGCGCCCGGTGCTAATGCTCAGTGCGACCCTCTGGGAAGAATCGGACACGATAAAGTTCGCCAAGAGCTTGGTGTCGAATTTCACCGCAAACTCCGTACCGATACCACCGAATTTGCGCTCGGTCGCCTACATCGGGTCCGTGCTGTCCGGGGAGTTCCAGTACTGGCAGTTTTGCTGGGATCGCTACATGGCCGTGCGTCGCGAGCGAAGTTCCGTGCTCGAGGAACGAATGGAGCTGCTGCGGGCGCTCGGAGTGACGAAGGATGCCTGGCTGCAGAACCGATTGCTCTCGCACGTTATCACTTTACCGGTATTCGAGATCGTGCAGGTGCTAGATGCGATTGCCGGTACGCCGACTGGTGGGGCAATGGCTTGCCGGTTTTTGCAGGCGAAATGGTTCGACTTCCAGTCCAAACTTGGTCGTGGTACGGTACAGTTTGCACGAGTCATTTCCGCCATCACGCAGTACGGTTCGACCAAGTTCGATTACGATGAG CTTAAATCGCTTGTAAATCGTTTCGGTGACGGGCCCGGCTTGAAGCTACTCAACATGACGCTGAGTACGGTGGCAGCCAACGTGGAGTGGGTTAGCCGTTCGCAGGCATCCATATACAGCTGGATCGAGAACAAATATCACTTCTGA
- the LOC125957975 gene encoding aminopeptidase N isoform X1 produces the protein MKRRNDYKVAMAESVELEPLGGMDKLSETTDSKKRNGINKFAAVLAGEQRRGGPVKVSVVGSGGPNNKPWRRERIGMTEPDSDDDAFLTGGDSSSRPVRDGVAVCSQKRALLVTAIVLGTLLATALVIAYAGPQTVCPCAGKIPPGYVPDGYNSSEPFQPIATNGQPFPWLLPTLPNNVKPNRYILTIHPNLTTLDVKGQVSIELYVEKETNFVVLHAQDLNITEKALVGPKGFALKILRMLEYTPRQQLYIETREKLRKKANYTLSIRWHSKMILDQFEGDFDMKKTLAATVLKPGSTRKAFPCFDEPHLRAAFKISLFRDRFHIGLSNSIVQDTDDVGFYMGTGLLRDDFAETPPLPPDSVSWVISDFKRELLEPSSKYQRVNASKATDGTAITKPNVPAAVPKVASKSEKKPFRNLTAVLLSKNLFKLTNNLPTKEPAAEEINVVTTHPIDSSTASLLGDEREIMWAGETSLIRTAPAYSFYAPETHIAKGTFILHTSRDILEYLQQWLSVAYPLSKLDFVALPSLLDDLSSSLGLIVCRTSFLNEPNSISAKEYHMSVVKISEGIVKQYFGGLISPKAWKHKWLWEGLIRYLSRFLLSTIQPLWPMKELFLIDTLTKALDIDALQGWDSISAGASDTGDNDPFFVDKSASLLSMLQSAIGERNFRQCLGKFLRTYQFQTAEPADLWVLCAKQVNNSRYIKEMMIQWTNAAAFPLLNVTLNGTSLTVHQTDFRPAEYLAIYDEPIEEIEGDDTPGGRSTTTSTTTTTTIAPTGDIKAGSRWIFPIHYTTDVLNGNGTTPEDMEQHEQQPSLSVWLNSSEAVITLNHSPEWVKLNYGQTGYYRVLYDETNLNKLVNQLHTNNEVFSTQDRVGLVSDIFTLCHANLIPCHAAMELISYFPKEKEWGPIALGTNHLEKWRKILKYSECYLVLAEYVRQNLAKSIQTIGWEDAGEEEIKLLRPVLMLSATLWEESDTIKFAKSLVSNFTANSVPIPPNLRSVAYIGSVLSGEFQYWQFCWDRYMAVRRERSSVLEERMELLRALGVTKDAWLQNRLLSHVITLPVFEIVQVLDAIAGTPTGGAMACRFLQAKWFDFQSKLGRGTVQFARVISAITQYGSTKFDYDELKSLVNRFGDGPGLKLLNMTLSTVAANVEWVSRSQASIYSWIENKYHF, from the exons ATGAAACGACGGAATGACTACAAGGTCGCAATGGCCGAGAGCGTCGAGCTAGAGCCACTCGGTGGAATGGATAAGCTGTCCGAGACGACGGACAGCAAGAAGCGGAACGGCATAAACAAATTCG CCGCCGTATTGGCTGGCGAGCAAAGAAGGGGGGGACCCGTTAAGGTATCGGTCGTCGGCAGTGGGGgcccaaacaacaaaccgtgGCGCAGAGAACGCATCGGCATGACGGAGCCAGACTCTGACGACGATGCATTCCTGACAG GTGGTGATAGCTCGTCGCGACCGGTACGTGATGGTGTAGCCGTTTGTTCACAGAAGCGAGCACTGCTGGTGACGGCGATAGTGCTTGGAACATTGCTGG CGACTGCCCTCGTGATAGCTTATGCGGGTCCACAAACAG TATGTCCTTGCGCGGGAAAAATACCACCCGGGTACGTACCCGATGGGTACAACAGCTCGGAACCATTTCAACCGATTGCCACCAATGGGCAACCATTTCCGTGGCTGCTACCAACGTTACCCAACAACGTCAAACCGAATCGCTACATCCTGACCATCCATCCCAATCTGACGACGCTCGATGTAAAGG GCCAGGTATCGATAGAGCTGTACGTGGAGAAGGAAACCAATTTCGTCGTGCTCCACGCTCAGGATCTTAACATTACGGAAAAG GCGCTGGTGGGACCGAAAGGATTTGCGTTGAAGATTCTGCGAATGCTGGAGTACACTCCGCGCCAGCAGCTGTACATCGAGACGAGGGAAAAGCTACGGAAAAAGGCTAACTACACACTGAGCATACGGTGGCACTCGAAGATGATACTGGATCAGTTCGAGGGGGATTTCGATATGAAAAA AACGTTAGCAGCAACGGTGCTGAAACCGGGCAGCACCCGGAAAGCATTTCCATGCTTTGACGAACCCCATCTACGGGCAGCATTCAAGATATCGCTCTTCCGAGATCGCTTCCATATAGGCCTGTCGAACTCCATCGTGCAAGATACGGATGATGTTGGATTTTACATGGGAACCGGTCTG TTACGAGACGATTTTGCCGAAACGCCACCCTTGCCACCCGATTCCGTATCCTGGGTCATCAGTGACTTTAAGCGAGAGTTGCTGGAACCATCGTCTAAGTATCAGCGCGTGAACGCGAGCAAAGCGACGGATGGAACCGCGATAACCAAACCGAATGTTCCAGCAGCGGTTCCCAAGGTAGCGAGCAAGAGCGAGAAGAAACCGTTTCGCAATCTGACCGCCGTACTGTTGTCGAAGAATCTGTTCAAACTCACAAACAATCTACCGACGAAGGAACCGGCAGCGGAGGAAATCAACGTTGTAACCACTCATCCGATCGATAGCAGCACTGCGAGTCTGTTGGGAGACGAGCGCGAAATTATGTGGGCGGGTGAAACCTCGTTAATCAGGACGGCTCCGGCTTACAGCTTCTACGCACCGGAAACACACATCGCCAAGGGAACCTTCATACTGCACACATCAAGAGACATACTGGAGTACCTACAGCAGTGGCTGTCCGTGGCTTATCCACTGTCGAAGCTAGACTTTGTAGCTCTACCGTCGCTGCTGGATGATCTGTCGAGCTCGCTTGGCTTGATTGTCTGCCGGACGTCCTTCCTTAACGAACCGAATAGCATCTCGGCGAAAGAGTACCACATGTCGGTGGTCAAGATATCGGAGGGCATTGTGAAACAGTACTTTGGTGGGCTGATCTCACCGAAAGCCTGGAAGCACAAGTGGCTCTGGGAGGGATTGATACGCTATCTGAGCCGCTTCCTTCTGTCCACCATTCAACCGCTGTGGCCGATGAAGGAACTGTTTCTGATCGATACACTGACCAAGGCACTCGATATTGATGCGCTGCAGGGTTGGGATAGCATCAGTGCTGGTGCCAGCGATACCGGTGACAATGATCCCTTCTTCGTCGACAAATCGGCCTCACTTTTATCGATGCTACAGTCGGCCATAGGAGAGCGCAACTTTCGCCAGTGTTTGGGGAAATTCCTGCGAACCTATCAGTTCCAGACGGCCGAACCAGCCGACCTGTGGGTGCTGTGCGCGAAGCAGGTGAACAATAGTCGCTACATCAAGGAAATGATGATCCAGTGGACCAATGCGGCAGCCTTCCCTCTGCTGAACGTGACATTGAATGGGACCAGTTTAACCGTACACCAGACGGACTTCCGGCCGGCCGAGTATCTTGCCATCTACGATGAGCCGATAGAAGAAATCGAAGGAGACGATACGCCCGGAGGCCGAAGTACGACAACgagcacaacgacgaccacgactaTCGCACCAACGGGCGATATCAAAGCTGGTTCGAGGTGGATCTTCCCGATTCATTACACCACGGATGTGCTGAACGGAAACGGGACGACGCCTGAGGACATGGAACAACATGAACAGCAGCCGAGTTTGAGTGTTTGGCTAAATTCGAGCGAAG CGGTTATAACACTAAACCACTCTCCCGAGTGGGTCAAGCTGAACTACGGTCAAACAGGATACTACCGTGTGCTGTACGATGAGACcaatttgaacaaattagTCAACCAACTGCACACCAACAATGAAGTTTTTAGCACTCAG GATCGCGTTGGATTGGTGTCGGATATTTTCACCCTGTGTCACGCCAATCTcataccatgccatgccgcAATGGAGCTCATTTCGTACTTCCCCAAGGAAAAGGAATGGGGTCCGATAGCGCTCGGTACGAATCACCTTGAGAAATGGCGCAAGATCCTAAAGTACTCGGAATGCTACCTGGTATTGGCCGAATATGTGCGGCAAAATTTGGCCAAATCGATACAGACAATCGGTTGGGAGGATGCCGGTGAGGAGGAAATCAAGCTTCTGCGCCCGGTGCTAATGCTCAGTGCGACCCTCTGGGAAGAATCGGACACGATAAAGTTCGCCAAGAGCTTGGTGTCGAATTTCACCGCAAACTCCGTACCGATACCACCGAATTTGCGCTCGGTCGCCTACATCGGGTCCGTGCTGTCCGGGGAGTTCCAGTACTGGCAGTTTTGCTGGGATCGCTACATGGCCGTGCGTCGCGAGCGAAGTTCCGTGCTCGAGGAACGAATGGAGCTGCTGCGGGCGCTCGGAGTGACGAAGGATGCCTGGCTGCAGAACCGATTGCTCTCGCACGTTATCACTTTACCGGTATTCGAGATCGTGCAGGTGCTAGATGCGATTGCCGGTACGCCGACTGGTGGGGCAATGGCTTGCCGGTTTTTGCAGGCGAAATGGTTCGACTTCCAGTCCAAACTTGGTCGTGGTACGGTACAGTTTGCACGAGTCATTTCCGCCATCACGCAGTACGGTTCGACCAAGTTCGATTACGATGAG CTTAAATCGCTTGTAAATCGTTTCGGTGACGGGCCCGGCTTGAAGCTACTCAACATGACGCTGAGTACGGTGGCAGCCAACGTGGAGTGGGTTAGCCGTTCGCAGGCATCCATATACAGCTGGATCGAGAACAAATATCACTTCTGA